One region of Juglans regia cultivar Chandler chromosome 4, Walnut 2.0, whole genome shotgun sequence genomic DNA includes:
- the LOC118348331 gene encoding O-fucosyltransferase 10-like, protein MAMKPKIHPPNGNGYSSDNCGGGGGCGNTSPSPPTSPPRHSHFRRRVKSKVHYVHSLKESFGGGYGILFRRNLLLLSLLYVSGLLMCVGPFSAFVSGPTLPGSFYRSHEMFGRLWRDIEADNSSAIELSSVWKFKRRLKEQKPCPNSTAGRRFESSGPTGYLIVEANGGLNQQRSAICNAVAVAGLLNAILVIPRFDFHNVWRDPSEFGDIYDEDHFIATLEDYVKVVKKLPEALMERHDYNITNVPTFRVQAWASVNYYLGEVYPVLQKQGVIRLAPFANRLAMNVPPHIQSLRCLTNYEALRFSSPITTLANKLVNRMIEKSSRTGGKYVSVHLRFEEDMVAFSCCVYDGGKAEKIEMDLLREKGWKGKFKRKDRIILPSLNRITGKCPLSPLEVGMMLRGMGFGNDTSIYLASGKIYQAGRHLAPLLKMFPHLHTKESLATPEELATYEGFSSRLAALDYIVCLSSEVFVTTQGGNFPHFLMGHRRFLYDGHAKTIMPDKRKLVVILQDMGLSWKAFKDQMKEMLNESDRKGIMVPRVRKLNRKTSVYTYPLPECRCLQKSDKNLMNPNSTFSNYQLKSMRHEMENQT, encoded by the exons ATGGCCATGAAACCCAAGATCCACCCTCCCAACGGCAATGGCTACTCTAGCGACAACTGCGGTGGAGGCGGTGGCTGTGGAAACACTTCCCCTAGTCCACCTACCTCACCTCCCCGTCACTCCCATTTCCGCCGCCGAGTGAAGTCTAAGGTCCACTACGTTCACTCCCTTAAGGAGAGCTTCGGGGGCGGCTACGGCATTCTGTTCCGGCGGAACCTTCTGCTTCTGTCCCTGCTTTACGTGTCTGGCCTGCTCATGTGCGTGGGGCCCTTCTCTGCTTTTGTTTCCGGTCCAACTCTTCCTGGCTCCTTCTACCGTAGCCACGAGATGTTTGGCAGGCTCTGGCGTGACATTGAGGCTGATAATTCATCCGCAATTGAG TTATCCTCTGTCTGGAAATTCAAAAGGAGGCTAAAAGAGCAGAAACCTTGCCCAAACTCAACTGCTGGACGACGTTTTG AGTCATCTGGCCCCACTGGTTACTTAATTGTTGAGGCTAATGGTGGTCTTAATCAGCAGCGCTCTGCA atcTGCAATGCAGTGGCTGTAGCTGGACTTTTGAATGCGATACTTGTTATCCCTCGATTTGATTTCCATAATGTTTGGAGGGATCCAAG TGAGTTTGGTGACATATATGATGAAGATCATTTCATAGCTACCCTTGAGGACTATGTGAAAGTGGTGAAAAAGCTGCCCGAGGCATTGATGGAAAGACATGATTACAACATTACTAACGTACCAACCTTCCGCGTCCAAGCTTGGGCTTCTGTCAATTATTACTTGGGAGAAGTTTATCCTGTCTTGCAGAAGCAAGG GGTTATCCGCTTGGCCCCCTTTGCTAATAGATTGGCAATGAATGTCCCACCTCATATTCAATCTCTGAGATGCCTCACTAACTATGAAGCATTGAGGTTCTCTTCTCCCATTACAACTCTTGCAAACAAATTAGTGAATAGAATGATTGAGAAGAGCTCAAGGACTGGTGGGAAGTATGTTTCTGTTCACCTCCGCTTTGAAGAG GACATGGTGGCTTTTTCATGCTGTGTGTATGATGGAGGAAAGGccgaaaaaattgaaatggattTACTTCGTGAAAAAGGGTGGAAGGGAAAGTTCAAACGAAAAGATCGTATCATTTTACCAAGTCTCAATCGAATCACTGGAAAATGCCCACTATCTCCGTTGGAG GTTGGGATGATGCTACGTGGCATGGGGTTTGGTAATGACACTTCAATTTATCTGGCATCAGGGAAAATATACCAAGCAGGAAGACATTTAGCTCCTCTTCTAAAGATGTTTCCCCATCTCCACACAAAGGAATCTCTTGCAACCCCAGAAGAGCTTGCTACTTACGAG GGATTTTCTTCAAGATTGGCAGCTCTGGACTACATAGTATGCTTGTCTAGTGAGGTTTTTGTGACTACTCAGGGTGGAAACTTCCCACATTTTCTGATGGGTCACCGAAGATTCCTCTACGATGGACATGCTAAGACCATTATGCCTGATAAACGAAAGCTTGTTGTTATACTGCAGGACATGGGTCTCAG CTGGAAAGCTTTCAAGGATCAGATGAAAGAAATGCTCAATGAAAGTGACCGCAAGGGGATCATGGTACCAAGAGTGAGAAAATTGAACAGAAAAACTTCCGTGTACACGTACCCTTTACCAGAATGCAGATGTCTCCAGAAATCCGACAAGAATCTAATGAATCCAAATTCTACATTCTCTAATTACCAACTGAAATCCATGAGGCATGAGATGGAAAACCAAACTTAA